The following coding sequences lie in one Psychrilyobacter atlanticus DSM 19335 genomic window:
- a CDS encoding SulP family inorganic anion transporter, translating into MFSKILKNEVLSGVTVALALIPESVAFAFVAGVSPILSLKGAVVMGLVAAIFTGRPAMISSSTAAISVVFASLIATHGLEYLFATVILMGIIQILLGVFKLGKYTQIIPYSVTLGFLNGLSIVMFLAQFSQFKINGNWLPTKDLLIMIIFVLVTMAIIHFTSKITSAIPSSLVAIVSVTIISSLMSHYDIYSLRTVQDFAGMELKGDLPKFYIPHVSFSLETFKIIFPYAVTGGLVGLTEAVLTGRVIDEMTNTKSKINKEFFAQGLGNLVNGLFGGMGGDAMIGQSIINVKSGGRTRFSAIIASVTLMIFMLFGSAFTNAIPLSGLVGVMFMVVVGTFKWESLKYGGKIPRSDVIVVLAVTFITIFQDLATAVIVGVILSALMFAWEKGKIIYANIETGENGEKIYKINGVLFFGSVYKLKEIFDVNKDPVDVILDLKYAKVMDFSGIETINAIAERYEALGKTFTLIRPNENCRMLLQNAKNIGSIKFAIDSL; encoded by the coding sequence ATGTTTAGTAAAATATTAAAAAATGAAGTTTTATCAGGAGTAACCGTTGCATTGGCACTTATCCCTGAATCTGTCGCCTTTGCTTTTGTTGCAGGGGTAAGCCCAATTTTAAGTTTAAAAGGTGCAGTAGTTATGGGATTGGTCGCGGCTATTTTTACTGGAAGACCGGCAATGATAAGTTCTTCTACAGCTGCCATCTCAGTTGTTTTTGCATCTTTAATAGCAACTCATGGTTTGGAATATTTATTTGCTACAGTTATTTTAATGGGGATCATCCAGATATTATTGGGAGTTTTTAAACTTGGGAAGTATACCCAGATCATTCCATATTCAGTAACGTTAGGATTTTTAAATGGATTATCTATTGTTATGTTTCTTGCTCAGTTTTCCCAGTTTAAAATTAACGGGAACTGGCTGCCAACAAAAGATCTATTGATTATGATTATCTTTGTACTGGTAACTATGGCTATAATTCACTTTACTTCAAAGATAACCAGTGCAATACCGTCAAGTCTGGTTGCTATAGTCTCTGTGACAATTATTTCCAGTCTTATGAGCCACTATGATATTTATTCTTTAAGAACCGTCCAGGATTTTGCAGGGATGGAGTTAAAGGGAGATCTTCCAAAATTCTATATTCCCCATGTAAGTTTTAGTCTGGAGACATTTAAAATAATCTTTCCATATGCTGTGACAGGGGGACTTGTAGGCCTTACTGAGGCTGTGTTAACTGGAAGGGTAATAGACGAGATGACTAATACTAAAAGTAAAATTAATAAGGAGTTCTTTGCTCAGGGTTTAGGAAACTTAGTAAATGGTCTGTTCGGAGGTATGGGTGGAGATGCCATGATCGGCCAGTCAATTATAAATGTTAAATCAGGAGGGAGAACTAGGTTTTCAGCAATCATTGCTTCGGTTACCCTAATGATATTCATGTTATTTGGTTCTGCCTTTACAAATGCAATTCCATTATCTGGATTGGTAGGAGTTATGTTCATGGTAGTTGTAGGTACATTCAAATGGGAGAGTTTAAAATATGGAGGAAAGATTCCCAGGTCCGATGTAATAGTTGTTTTAGCAGTAACTTTTATAACTATATTTCAAGATCTGGCAACTGCAGTTATTGTAGGAGTTATCTTATCGGCTCTTATGTTTGCCTGGGAAAAAGGAAAGATCATATATGCTAATATTGAAACTGGTGAGAATGGAGAAAAAATTTATAAGATAAATGGTGTTTTATTCTTTGGTTCAGTTTATAAATTAAAAGAGATATTTGATGTAAATAAGGATCCTGTAGATGTAATTTTAGACTTAAAATATGCTAAGGTAATGGATTTCTCTGGGATAGAAACAATCAATGCAATTGCAGAAAGATATGAGGCTCTGGGGAAGACATTCACCCTAATAAGACCAAATGAGAATTGTAGAATGTTGTTACAAAATGCAAAGAATATAGGATCTATTAAATTTGCCATAGACAGTTTATAA
- a CDS encoding MarR family winged helix-turn-helix transcriptional regulator, whose protein sequence is MKNSVVELIKCVNKRFNDNLKAEFKSKDIPIKLKHIDLFMILYEYGEKIEFKNLVKIWGISKSTVSETITRYVKLELLKKENTTTDKRLVYISLTEKGSDYTKKINDITHEFSAKINELLGEDKNNLKNILKEIIKSDI, encoded by the coding sequence ATGAAAAATAGTGTAGTAGAACTGATAAAATGTGTAAATAAAAGATTTAATGATAATTTAAAAGCAGAGTTTAAAAGCAAAGATATCCCAATAAAATTAAAACATATCGACCTTTTTATGATTTTATATGAATATGGAGAAAAAATAGAATTTAAAAATTTAGTTAAAATCTGGGGTATCTCTAAATCAACTGTATCTGAAACTATAACAAGATATGTTAAACTTGAGTTATTAAAAAAAGAGAACACGACTACAGACAAAAGACTGGTATATATATCCCTTACTGAAAAAGGAAGTGATTATACAAAAAAAATAAATGATATTACTCATGAATTTTCAGCTAAGATCAATGAATTATTAGGAGAAGATAAAAATAATTTAAAAAATATTCTTAAAGAGATTATAAAATCAGACATATAA
- a CDS encoding putative quinol monooxygenase — protein MIAMVVKIITETNDIQRIKEVAEKLVVETKKEKGCIEYDLYINIEDKTSMSFIEKWETKDDLENHLNSEHFKRLYPEICKYKIDGETVLYEKHSV, from the coding sequence ATGATTGCAATGGTTGTAAAAATAATAACAGAAACAAATGATATTCAAAGAATAAAAGAAGTTGCAGAAAAATTGGTAGTGGAAACTAAAAAAGAAAAAGGATGTATAGAGTATGATCTATATATAAATATAGAGGATAAAACATCTATGTCTTTTATTGAAAAATGGGAGACAAAGGATGACCTGGAAAACCATTTAAATTCTGAACATTTCAAAAGGTTGTATCCAGAGATCTGTAAATATAAAATTGACGGTGAAACAGTTTTATACGAAAAACATAGTGTATAG
- a CDS encoding aldo/keto reductase — protein MQRITLNNGIDIPIIGLGTFRAKEKDVYNAVKTALDSGYRHIDTAMIYGNEVEVGRAIKDSGVPREELFITTKLWNSDQGYETTKKAFDDSLKKLGLEYIDLYLIHWYKGEEKAADSWKAMEELYETGHIKSIGVSNFNVNHIEDLLKTAKIKPVINQVEIHLGLPQYNLQKYCESMEIKLEAYAPMQSGGIFANEDIKKIAQKHNKTIANIALKFLVDRGIIVLPKSIKEERILNNKNIFDFSLDENDQIILEKQCNGMRLFPDPDNCSF, from the coding sequence ATGCAGAGAATAACTTTGAACAATGGTATAGATATTCCTATTATTGGACTGGGAACATTCCGTGCTAAAGAAAAAGATGTTTATAATGCTGTAAAAACAGCTTTGGATTCTGGGTACAGACATATCGATACTGCTATGATCTATGGCAATGAAGTAGAAGTAGGAAGAGCTATCAAAGACAGTGGAGTTCCCAGAGAAGAACTTTTTATAACAACTAAATTATGGAATTCAGATCAGGGTTATGAAACTACTAAAAAAGCATTTGATGACTCATTAAAAAAATTAGGGCTAGAATATATCGACCTATACCTGATCCATTGGTATAAAGGGGAGGAAAAAGCCGCTGATTCATGGAAGGCCATGGAGGAACTCTATGAAACCGGCCATATAAAATCCATAGGAGTATCCAACTTTAATGTAAATCATATTGAAGATCTGTTAAAAACAGCCAAGATAAAACCTGTGATAAACCAGGTAGAGATCCATCTGGGGCTGCCCCAGTATAATTTGCAAAAATACTGTGAGTCCATGGAAATAAAGTTAGAAGCATATGCTCCTATGCAGTCAGGAGGAATTTTTGCCAATGAAGATATTAAAAAAATTGCCCAAAAACATAATAAAACAATAGCTAATATAGCTTTAAAATTTTTAGTAGACCGTGGAATAATTGTCCTTCCTAAATCTATCAAAGAGGAGAGGATCCTAAATAATAAAAATATTTTTGATTTTTCATTGGATGAAAATGATCAAATAATTTTAGAAAAGCAATGTAACGGTATGAGACTGTTCCCTGACCCAGATAACTGTTCTTTTTAA
- a CDS encoding flavodoxin family protein, which yields MKVVAFNGSPKVNGNTKQAIDIVAAELKKEGIEVEVIHVGNKIIRGCLACGQCRVKLDDKCIIKDDNHVNEWIQKMKEADGVILGSPVHYSAIAGTMKSFLDRAFYVMGGSSMLRNKVGASVVAVRRSGGIPTFNQLNNFLNYCELTMPTSNYWNVIHGTAPGDIEQDEEGKQIMRVLGKNMAHLLKLVENGKGHVESPELEPKTYTHFVR from the coding sequence ATGAAAGTAGTAGCATTTAATGGAAGTCCCAAGGTAAATGGTAACACTAAGCAGGCTATCGATATTGTAGCAGCTGAATTAAAAAAAGAGGGAATAGAAGTAGAAGTTATCCATGTTGGAAATAAAATCATCAGAGGCTGTTTAGCATGCGGTCAATGCAGAGTCAAGTTAGATGATAAATGTATCATAAAAGATGATAACCATGTAAATGAATGGATCCAAAAAATGAAAGAAGCAGACGGTGTAATCTTAGGTTCCCCTGTACATTACTCTGCTATTGCAGGGACAATGAAATCATTTTTAGATCGTGCATTTTATGTGATGGGTGGATCATCTATGTTAAGAAATAAAGTAGGTGCCTCTGTTGTAGCAGTCAGACGTTCTGGTGGAATACCGACTTTTAATCAGCTGAATAACTTTTTAAATTATTGTGAACTAACTATGCCTACTTCTAACTATTGGAATGTAATCCACGGTACAGCACCTGGGGATATCGAACAGGATGAAGAGGGAAAACAAATCATGAGGGTTTTAGGGAAAAATATGGCTCACCTATTGAAATTAGTTGAAAATGGAAAAGGTCACGTAGAATCTCCTGAACTTGAACCCAAAACATATACTCACTTTGTAAGATAA
- a CDS encoding tetratricopeptide repeat protein → MLKILIKKVIQNDYLDEKIKLKEENRLLKNCDKTIKRNPDNPISYFNRGNLKFKSGDYQGAMKDYNAAIRLNPEYLEAYHSRAIIKEKLTYYNGAIADYNFILKIDSLDPLARKNKNIIQQRF, encoded by the coding sequence ATGCTTAAGATTCTTATCAAAAAAGTTATTCAAAATGATTATTTAGATGAAAAAATAAAATTAAAAGAGGAAAATAGATTACTAAAAAATTGTGATAAAACCATTAAACGTAACCCAGATAATCCAATTAGTTATTTTAACCGAGGAAATCTAAAGTTTAAATCAGGAGATTATCAGGGTGCAATGAAAGATTATAATGCAGCCATAAGACTGAATCCTGAATATTTAGAGGCATATCATAGTAGAGCAATAATAAAAGAAAAATTAACTTATTATAACGGAGCTATTGCTGATTATAACTTTATTTTAAAAATAGATTCATTAGATCCATTGGCACGAAAAAATAAAAATATTATCCAGCAAAGATTTTAA
- a CDS encoding DUF1971 domain-containing protein has product MFSKLKLPKNTNKMGETPIMNEKNVFPEILNKHMTPKGKWAQIVVINGNLKYIHDDEPEKILVADKNHSIVIEPERYHHVILDGNVEFKVEFYKVPENLENFDDKASRPGENFL; this is encoded by the coding sequence ATGTTTTCAAAATTAAAACTTCCAAAGAATACAAATAAAATGGGTGAAACGCCTATTATGAATGAAAAAAATGTTTTCCCTGAAATATTAAATAAACACATGACTCCCAAGGGAAAATGGGCACAAATTGTCGTAATTAACGGTAACCTTAAATATATCCATGACGATGAGCCTGAAAAGATATTAGTAGCAGATAAGAATCATTCGATAGTTATAGAACCTGAAAGATATCACCATGTTATTTTAGATGGTAATGTTGAATTTAAAGTTGAGTTTTATAAGGTTCCGGAAAATTTAGAAAATTTTGATGATAAAGCTTCTAGACCGGGGGAAAATTTCTTATAA
- a CDS encoding flavodoxin, with the protein MKVRIYYGSTIGDTESIAQILGGKLEAEVVPISQGVKNIDCLDLILFGSSTWGYGELQDDWSDRIEILKDVNLSGKKIGVFGTGDQESYGDTFCDALGIIAKAARDAGGEIIGMTSRESYSFSDSKALENDQLVGLALDINNQDNLTSSRIEEWIDQLKKEI; encoded by the coding sequence ATGAAAGTAAGAATTTATTATGGAAGTACAATAGGTGATACGGAATCAATAGCTCAAATCTTAGGTGGAAAATTAGAAGCAGAAGTTGTGCCTATATCCCAGGGAGTAAAAAATATTGACTGTTTAGATTTAATTTTGTTTGGATCTTCTACTTGGGGATATGGTGAACTTCAGGATGATTGGAGTGATAGGATCGAAATTTTAAAAGATGTGAATTTGTCAGGAAAGAAAATAGGTGTTTTCGGAACTGGTGATCAGGAATCTTATGGGGATACTTTCTGTGATGCTCTAGGTATTATAGCCAAAGCGGCAAGAGATGCCGGTGGGGAAATAATTGGTATGACTTCAAGAGAAAGCTATAGTTTTTCCGACAGTAAAGCTTTGGAAAATGATCAATTGGTTGGTCTGGCACTGGATATAAATAACCAGGATAATCTTACATCTTCTAGAATTGAAGAGTGGATAGATCAATTAAAAAAAGAGATATAG
- a CDS encoding response regulator transcription factor — translation MKILIVEDSLITRNHLEKALKEEGFDVSTTSSGEAALQMIVNMSPELILLDLYLPGIDGLEVCEKIRSHPRVYGAPHIIMLTGKTEEQDIVDGFTKGADDYVKKPFNIHEVILRIRAVERKNTATVEVLQIGDILINLSANSVKEDGQEIKLSKTEYNLLVFLAKNRGVALARRNIYERVWEDEFIQGNRIIDVYIRKLKNKLSTFDNHIESLQGRGYILRERL, via the coding sequence ATGAAGATATTAATTGTAGAAGACAGTCTGATAACAAGAAATCATTTGGAAAAAGCTTTAAAGGAAGAGGGATTTGATGTGAGTACAACTTCATCTGGGGAAGCTGCCTTACAGATGATAGTAAATATGAGCCCAGAGCTTATACTTTTGGATCTATACCTGCCGGGGATAGATGGCCTGGAGGTCTGTGAAAAGATAAGAAGTCACCCGAGAGTTTACGGGGCTCCCCACATAATAATGCTCACAGGAAAAACTGAGGAGCAGGATATAGTAGACGGTTTTACTAAAGGGGCAGATGATTATGTAAAAAAGCCATTTAATATCCATGAGGTGATCCTTAGGATAAGAGCTGTGGAACGAAAAAATACTGCTACGGTAGAGGTTCTTCAGATAGGAGATATTCTTATCAATCTCTCTGCTAATAGTGTGAAGGAAGATGGTCAGGAGATCAAACTCTCTAAAACTGAGTACAACCTCCTTGTTTTTTTAGCAAAAAATAGGGGAGTGGCTCTTGCCAGGAGAAATATCTATGAGAGGGTATGGGAGGATGAATTTATTCAGGGGAATAGAATTATAGATGTGTATATAAGAAAACTCAAGAATAAACTTTCTACCTTTGATAACCACATTGAATCTCTCCAGGGAAGGGGATATATTTTGAGGGAAAGGTTGTAA